GAAGTTGTGGTGGGACAACGGCGATCTGGGGAGGGCGGCATGAACGGCATCGTCATCCGCGATTACGAGGAAGCCGACCGCGCCGCCGTCAACGCCGTCGCGCTGGCGGCGTTCGCGCAGTATGCGGGCGACTTCGACGACTGGCCCACGTTCAGCGCGGGCATTGGTCGCATGGCCGACCTGGCCGCGGACGGCGACCTGCTGGTGGCCGAGCATGAAGGTCGCGTCGCCGGGGCCGTCGTGCACGTGGGGCCCGGGCGCCCGCGCAGTGCGATCTTCCCCGCGGACTGGTCGGTGATCCGCATGCTGGTCGTGGCGCCGGAGGCTCGCGGCGGCGGCATCGGGCGCGCGCTCGTCGCGGCCACGCTGGCACGGGCGCGGCGCGCGGAGGCGCCCGCGATCGGCCTGCATACGAGCCCGATCATGGCGTCCGCGCTGCGCATGTACGAGGCCATCGGCTTCGTGCGCGAGCACGACCTGCCTGCGATCCGCGGCGTGCCGTATGCGCGCTACATGCTGCCCGCCGCGGGCATCCCAGCGGCATTGCATAACTGTACTCTTCACGCTTGCCGAAAACTGTAGCCGTGCCGGTACAGCCATCCCGATTATCGTGACGCCGTGCCGCGCAGCTCGCGCGGGCACCGGCGGGCGCGCCGTTCCGCCCTCGTAATCCGGATCGGATCACCCATGACTACCTCGCGTTTCAAGGTCGCGACGCTGCTTGGCGCGGGCTTCGGCATCGCCTGCGCGTTCATCGCCGCCACCATCCTGCTCGGCCTGGGCGAACAGGCCACGCTCAATCGCATCACGGCCGGCATCGCCGACGAACGCTGGCCGTCCGCCGAACTGGCGACCGATGTGCACGTGCGCGTCACCGACATCGCGGTCGCGCTGCGCAATGCCCTGCTGAGCGGCGATGCCGCAGTGCGGCGCGCCCAGACCGACGAGATCGCGCAGCAGCGCCGCGCGATCGATGCCGACCTGGCGCAGCTGCAGCGGCATGGGGGCGCCGGGCTGGAGCGCATCCGCGCGGCCCTCGACGCCTACACGGTCGGGCAGGACCAGCTGCTGGCGCTCGTGCGCGCGGGACGCCAGGCCGAGGCCGTCGCGTACCTGAACAGCGACGTCAAGCCGATGCTGCAGGCCTGCCGCACGGCGCTGGCCGAGCGTACCGGCCACGAAGCGGACCTGATGAACGCGGCCCGCGCCGACGCCGCGCGCGCCTATGCCTCGACGCGCACGAATATGCTGGTCCTGGGCGCGCTGGCGCTGGCCGGCGCCGGCGCCGCGGCCGTGCTGGTGATCCGGCGCCTGCGCCGTGACCTCGGCGGCGAGCCCGACGCGGCCGCGCGGACGGCGGCGCGCATCGCCGATGGCGACCTGACCGGCGCCATTGCACTGCGTCCGGGCGACGTCGGCAGCATGCTGGCCGAGATGGAGCATATGCGCATCCGGCTCGGCCGCCTCGTCGGCCAGGTCCGGCGCGACGGCGACCAGATCGCGGCCGCCTCCGCGCAGATCGCGGCCGGCAACCAGGACCTGTCGGCGCGCACGGAGCGGCAGGCGGCGGGCCTGGAGGAGACGGCCGCCGCCATGGAGCAGCTGCACGCGACGGTCGAACGCAACCGCGACCACGCCGGCCTGGCCGACGACCTCGCGCGCCAGGCCGTGCAGGCGGCGCAGCGCGGCGGCGCCGCCGTCGGCGTGATCAACGAACGGATGGACGGCATCGTGGCCGCCGCGCGGCGCATGGCGGACATCATCGGCTTGATCGACGGGATCGCGTTCCAGACCAATATCCTGGCCCTCAACGCGGCCGTCGAGGCGGCACGCGCGGGCGACGCGGGGCGCGGCTTCGCCGTCGTCGCGGCTGAGGTGCGCCAGCTGGCGCAACGCTCGGCCGCCGCTGCAGGCCAGATCGGCGAATTGATCTCGTCCGCCGCCGCGCAGGCGCATGCCGGTGCCGTGCTCGTACGCGAGACCGGCGCCGCCATGGACGACATCGTCGCGGGCGCCGCCAGGGTCGAGGAGATCATGCGCCAGATCCGCACGTCGAGCGCCGAACAGCATGCCGGCATCGCCGCCTGCAGCCGGGCCGTCGTCGCGATGGAACAGGACACGCAGCAGAACGCCGCCCTGGTCGAACAAGTGGCCGCGGCGGCAGCCGCGCTGCGCGAACAGGCCGACCGGCTGGCGCGCGCGGTCAGCCGATTCCGCGTCGACGACGGCGCAGTGCGCACCGCCGCGCCGGCCCGCCTGCCGCGCCTTGTCGCGGAGGTGGATGCATGAGCGGACGCGAGAACGGGACGGTTCTATCGAAGCGCGGCGGCATCGCGCACGCGCTCGTCGTCGCCGGCCACGGCGGCGCCGGTGCCCATCTGCGGACCTTGCTCCACCGGCTGGACGTGCCCGTCGTCGACGCGGCGTCCGGCGCCCGTGCCGCCCTCGACCTGCTCGCGACGCTCTCTGCCGCGCCCGACATCGTGCTGATCGATGCCGGCGCGGCGGACATGGACATCGCCGACCTGTTGCGGGCGCTGACGCGCACCGGACGCGCGCCGCGCGTGCTGGCGTGGGGCGTCGCCTGCGCGCGCATCCGCGACACGGCCATGCTGCTGGCGGGCGCGCTAGGCCTGTGCGCCGTCGTCGCCTCCGAGCCGCCCTGTGACGCGGAGGCGCTGTGCGCCGCGTTCGATGCCCTGGCATGCCCGCCAGCGTGCTTCGCACCGGCGCGCGCGCCCACGGCCGTACCCGCCATTGGCGCCGACGAGATCCTCGCCGGCCTCGATACGGGCGAGTTCCGCCTGCATTACCAACCCAAGCTGGCGCTGGCCGATGGAAGCCTGAGCGGGGCCGAGGCGCTCGTGCGCTGGCAGCACCCGCGCCACGGCCTGCTGGCGCCGCACGCGTTCATCGGCCGGGCCGAAGACGCCGGCCTGGCCGAACCGTTGACGCTCGCCGTCCTGCGGGCGGCGCTGGCCGACATCCCGCGCCTGCAGGCTGGTGGGCGCCATGTGCCGGTGTCCGTCAACCTGTCGCCGCGCGCGCTGGCGGATGCGCGCATGGCCGGGCGCATTGCCGACACGGTGCGCCGCGCCCGCGTGCCGCCCGCGCTGGTCGCGTTCGAAATCACGGAATACACGGAGATCGCCGATCTCGCCACGGCGCTGCACATCCTTCTGAAACTGCGCCTGCAGGGCCATCACTTGTCGCTGGACGACTACGGCGCGGGCCACGGCTCGATCCTGCAGCTGTCGCGCATCCCGTTCAGCGAATTGAAGATCGACATGCGCCTCGTGCAGGGTGCCTGGATGCGGCCCCACCTCGACCCGTTGCTGCGCCAGGCCGTGGCGGCGGCGCGGGCGCTGGGCATCGCGACGGTGGCCGAAGGCATCGAGACGGACGCCGACTGGGCCTGCATGCGCGACGCCGGCGTCGATCAGGGCCAGGGTTACCTGATCGCCCGCCCGATGCCGGCGCCGGCGCTGGCCGCGTGGCGGCCGTGCCGCGCGCCGCGCTAGCGCAGCAGGAAATCGGGACCGGGTACCGCCTCGCAAGGCAGCGGACGGCCCGCCAGTTCCATGACCGACCGTTCGATCGTCACGCAGATGGCATCCAGCGCCAGCGCGTTGGGCGCGGTGCCGAACGGCTCGCCGATCTCCTGCGCGATGGCTTCCAGCGCGAACAGCGTGTAGGCGACGAGCACCGCGATGGGCGGCGTCGCCGCGCCGATGTTGTGCACGAGGCCGAACGGCAGCAGGAAGCAGTAGGCATAGATGGTCCGGTGCAGCAGCACGCCGTACGGATACGGGATCGGCGTGCCGGCGATGCGCTCGCAGCCGCCCACGGCTTCCGACAGCTTGTCGATCTGGGCCTCGAGCATCCACAGCACGTGGCGGTCCGGCACCGCGCGTTGCGCCATCCGCCGCAAGCCGTCGAGCAGCGCGACGGGGCGATAGGCGCGCGCCGCCAGCGCAGTGGCGTCACAGGGCGGCAGCAGGCGCGCGAGGTCGGCGTGCGGATCGGTGCCGCGCAGCTGGTGGCGCAGCAGGTGGGCGAACGCGGCGAGGCGCAGCGTGACGCCGGCGCGGTCGATCGCGCCGGCCGGGACGTACGCATGCACCTGCGACGCGAGGTTGCGTGCGGCGATCAGCACGCCGCCCCACAGCTGGCGCGCTTCGAGATAGCGCTGGTAGCTGGCATTGTTGCGGAACGCGAGGAAGATGGCGAGGCTGATGCCGAGCAGGGAGAACGGCGCGGTGTCGAGGGGGACGCGTTCGCCGAACACGCTGCCGTGCCCCAGCAGCGCGGCCACGGCGACGACGAGGATCAGCGCCAGCTGGGGCAGGATCGCGGGCAGCACCGACCCGTGCCAGACGAACAGCATGCGCGCCCAGTTGGCGGGCGGGCGGACGATCATTGCGCGCGCGCCGGATGCAGCAGGACGGGAATCGACTTCGACGTCGGCGTGCCCGCGCCGACGGCCACGCTGGCCAGCGGCACGAGCGGATTCGTTTCCGGATAATACGCGCCGACGCAGCCGCGCGGGATGTCGTATTCGACGAGCAGGAAGCCGTCCGCGCGGCGCTCCACGCCGTCGTCCCACACGCTGGTGATGTCGACCCGGTCTCCCGCCTTCAGGCCGAGCATCGCCAGGTCGTCGCGGTGGATGAAGACGACGCGGCGCATGCCGAACACGCCGCGGTAGCGGTCGTCCAGGCCGTAGACGGTGGTGTTGTACTGGTCGTGCGAACGGGTCGTCATCATGGTCAGCAGGCGCTCGCCGTGGAGGGCGCGGGCGCGGTGCACGGCCGTATCGCGGTCGATCGCGTTGACGACGAACTGGGCGCGTGCGCTGGCCGTCTCCCACGCGCGCTCGCGCGACGCCACGCGCAGGTGGAAGCCGCCGGGCCGCGCCACCCGCGCGTTGTAGTCGTAAAAATCGTCGAACACCTTCTCGATGTCGTCGCGGATCAGCGCATAGTTCGCCGCGCGCGCGAGCCAGTCAACCTTGCCGCTGCCCAGCGTGGCGTGGGCCATGCGCGCGACGATGGCGACCTCGGACAGCAGGTTGGGCGAGGCGGGGCGGTTGATGCCGTACGAGATGTGCACCATGCTCATCGAGTCTTCCACCGTCACGCCTTGCGCCACGCCGTTCTGCAGGTCGATCTCGGTGCGGCCCAGCGTCGGCAGGATCAGCGCGTCGCGGCCGTGCACGAGGTGGCTGCGGTTCAGCTTCGTCGACACCTGCACCGTCAGCGCGCAGCGGCGCAGGCCGGCCCATGTCTGCGGCGTGTCGGGCGTGGCGGCGGCGAAGTTGCCGCCCAGGCCGATGAACACGTCGACCCGGCCGTCCACCATCGCCTGGATCGTGGCCACGACGTCGAGCCCGTGGTGGCGCGGCGGGGCGAAATCGAACACCTGGCCCAGGCGGTCGAGGAAGGCCGGCGTCGGGCGCTCCTCGATGCCGACCGTGCGGTCGCCCTGCACGTTGGAGTGGCCGCGCACGGGGCACAGGCCGGCGCCGGGGCGGCCGATATTCCCGCGCATCATCATCAGATTCGACAGCATCTGGACGGCCGCCACCGACTGCTTGTGCTGGGTGAGGCCCATGCCCCAGCAGGCGATCACGCGTTCCGCGTTCGCGTACAGCTGGGCGAGGCGCTCGACGTCCGCGTATCCGACGCCGGATTCCTCCAGCAGCATGGTCCAGTCCTCGGCGCGCAGGTCGGCCGCGAACGCGTCGAAGCCGGTCGTGTGGGCGGCGATGAACGCCGTGTCGAGCACGCGCGGGGTATCCATGACGACGGCCGCGTCGTCCAGTTCCAGCACGCGCTTGGCCACGGCCTTGATGAGCGCGAGGTCGCCGCCGAGGCGCGGCTGCACGAACATGGAGCTGATGCGCGTGCTGCCGTTCGTCAGCATCTCGGCCGGGCTTTGCGGGTCCTGGAAGCGTTCCAGGCCGCGTTCCTTGAGGGGGTTGATCGAGACGATGGCGGCGCCGCGGTGCGCGCATTCGCGCAACAGGCCCATCATGCGCGGGTGGTTCGTGGCCGGGTTCTGGCCGAAGATGAGGATGGCGTCGGCCTCGTCGAAATCGTCCAGCGTGACCGTGCCCTTGCCGATGCCGACCGTGCCGGGCAGGCCGCGGCTCGTCGCCTCGTGGCACATGTTCGAGCAGTCGGGGAAGTTGTTGGTGCCGACCATCCGCACGAACAGCTGGTACAGGAACGCGGCCTCGTTGCTGGCGCGGCCCGACGTGTAGAACGCGGCGCGGTCCGGATCGTCCAGCGCGTGCAGGTGGCGCGCGATCAGGGCGAACGCGTCGTCCCACGCGATGGGGACGTATTTGTCGCTGGCGCGGTCGTACACCATCGGGTCGGTCAGGCGGCCGTGCTGTTCCAGCTCGTAGTCGCTCTGGCGCATGAGTTCCGTCACCGTGTGCCGCGCGAAGAAGTCGGGGCGCACGCGCTTGCTCGTCGCTTCCGCCGCCACGGCCTTGACGCCGTTCTCGCAGAATTCGAACGTCGACGTATGGACGCGGTCCGGCCACGCGCAGCCCGGGCAGTCGAAGCCGTCGGGCTGGTTCTGCGCCAGCAGCGTGCCCACGCTGCGGCCGCCCACGCGCTCGCGGAACAGGTTCAATGCCACGTATTTGAGGGCGCCCCAGCCGCCGGCCGGGTTGGGGTAGGGGGCGATGCGGCCCCCGTTGTCGTTGTCGGCCATGATGCATTCTCCTTTCGCAATGGCGACAGTGTCATGGCTGAGCGGTCCGGCGTGCGGGTACAGTTGCGCGGTCGGAAAAGGAGTACAGTTGGCTGGCCGCATCGCCAACTGTACTGCTGCGCTATACTGGATCGCATGAAGCTCTACGAGTCCCTTGCCGCCGAAGTCGAAGGGCAGGTCGCGCGCGGCGTGCTGCTGGAAGGCGAGAAGCTGCCGTCCGTGCGCCAGGCCAGCCAGCACCGCAAGCTGAGCATCAGCACGGTCCTGCGCGCGTATTCTCTGCTGGAGAGCAAGGGCGTCATCGAGAGCCGTCCGCAGTCCGGCTATTTCGTGCGCGCCCGGCCGCGCCTGGCGCGCCGTCCCGCGACGCCGGCGCCCGCGCTGATCCTGTCGTCCGAGGTGGACGTCAGCCGTCTCGTGCTGTCCACCTTGCGCACGATCCGCAGCCAGGGCGCGGTGCCGCTCGGGTCGCCGTATCCCGATCCCGCGCCTTTTCCCGCCGCGCGCATCAGCCAGTACGCCAACGCCATCGCGCGGCGGCGCCACTGGAGCGTGATGGACGACCTGCCGCCGGGGAATCCGCACCTGATCCGCCAGATCGCGCGCCGCCACATGGAACATGGGCTGGCCGTGGATCCGTCCGAGATCATCGTGACGGTCGGCGCCACCGAGGCGATCAACCTGTGCCTGCAGGCGGTGGCGCGGCCGGGCGACACGGTCGCCGTCGAATCGCCGACGTTCTACGCGATGCTGCACGCGATCGAACGCATGGGCATGCGCGCGCTCGAGGTGCCGACCGACCCGCGCGACGGCATCGACGTGGCCGCGCTGCGCGGCATCCTGACCCGCCAGCGCGTGGCGGCCGTGATGGTGATGCCGAACTTCCAGAATCCGCTCGGTTTCTGCATGCCTGACGTGCGCAAGCGCGAGCTCGTGGCGCTGCTGGCGGACTACGATATCCCGGCCATCGAGAACTGCGTGTACGACGAACTGTATTACGGCGACAGTCATCCGAGCCCGCTCAAGACCTGGGACACGCATGGCCTCGTGCTGCACTGTTCGTCGTTTTCGAAAAGCCTCACGTCGAACTATCGCATCGGCTGGGCGCTGGCGGGACGCTATGCCGCGCAGGTGGAAAAGCTGAAATTCCTGAACACCCTCAGCACGCCGTCGCTGCCGCAACTGGCCATCGCCGACTACCTGCAGAACGACGGCTACGACCGCCACCTGCGCCAGGTGCGCAAGGGCTATACGCAGCGGGCGCGCATGATGGCGGCCGCCGTGCTGCGCTTCTTCCCGGCCGGCACCCGCGTCTCCGAGCCGCAGGGCGGTTATGTGCTGTGGGTCGAGCTGGCGGGGGGCGTCGACGCCATGCGGCTGTACACGCGCGCCCTCGACCACGGGATCACGGTCGGCCCCGGCCACATGTTTTCCGCGCGCGGCAGCTGGGTCAACTGCATCCGGCTCAACTACAGCTATCCGTGGACGGCGGAGACGGAGGAGGCGCTGCGGACGCTGGGCCGGCTCGTCGCGGCGCTGGGCGCTTGACTACCGGCGGAACGGGTTGCGGTCATTGAGCTCATCGATGTAATCGTCGATGCCGCCCGCCTCGCGTTCCAGGAACCGTTCTACGGCATCCGCGAAGGAGGGATGCGCGAGCCAGTGCGCCGACCAGGTCCGCGTCGGCAGGAAGCCGCGTGCCATCTTGTGCTCGCCCTGCGCGCCGCCCTCGAACACCTGGATGCCTTGCTCGATGCAGAATTCCAGCGGCTGGTAGTACGCCGTCTCGAAGTGCAGGCAGGGCACGTGTTCCAGCGCACCCCAGTAGCGGCCGTACAAGGTGGTCGCGTCGTGCACGACGAGGGACGCCGCGATCGGGTGGCCGTCCCGTTCCGCGACCACGAGCAGCAGGTTGTCCGGCATCGTCTTGCCGATGCGGCGGAAGAAGTCCAGGTTCAAATAGGGCTTGGAGAAGTGCTCGGCATAGGTGTTGCGGTAGCAGCGCGTGAAGAAGCGCCACGCTTCGTCGGTGATGTCCGGCCCGCGCACGCGCCGCAACGTCACGCCGGCCTCGCGCACCTTGCGGCGCTCGGCGCGGATGTTCTTGCGCTTCTTTTGTTCGAGGGTCGCGAGGAAGTCGTCGAAGGTCGCATAGCCCGCGTTCATCCAGTGGAACTGCACGCCGCTGCGCAGCAGGAAGCCGGCGTCCGCGAGCTGTTTGGCCTGATCGTCCGGCGGGAACAGCACATGCGTGGACGACACATCGCTCGCTTTCTGTGTGGCGACCAGCACGTCGACGAGCGCCGCCCGCGCCCGCGCGTCGCGCGCGAGCAGGCGCGGGCCGCTGACGGGCGTGAACGGGATCGCGGACAGCAGCTTCGGATAATAGTCGAGTCCATGCTCCTGGTAGGCGTTGGCCCACGCCCAGTCGAACACGTACTCGCCGTACGAATGGCCTTTCACGTACAGGGGCAGGGCGGCCGCCAGCTGCTCATCAGAGTCGTACAGCGCGATGTATTGCGGCTGCCAGCCGGTTTCGGGCGTCGCGCTGCCGGATTCGTGCAGGGCGTGCAGGAACGCGAAGGACAGGAACGGGTTCGGTTCCTGCTGCAGGGCGACGAGGGCGTCCCACTCGGCCTGCCCGATCTCGGACAGAGAAGAAACGATATGCGTGCGATAATTCAAGATGACTTCCGCGAGTTGACTTCCGTGATTGCGATGACTCAGCTGTAACGACCTATGGACAAGCGATTCTTCAACCTGTATTCCCACGATTTCGCGCGCGTGGCCGTCGCCAGCCCGCGCTGCCGCGTCGCCGACCCGGCCTTCAATGCGCAGGAAACGATCCGCCTCGCACGTGAAGCTGCCGATGCGGGCGCCGTGCTGGCAGCCTTCCCCGAACTGGGGCTGTCGGCCTACACCTGCGACGACCTGTTCCACCAGCGCGCGCTGCTCGACGCCGTGCTGGACGCGCTGGCCGACGTGGTCGCGGCATCAAGCACGCTGCCGCTGGCGCTCGTCGTCGGCGCGCCGCTGCGCGTCAACCACGTGCTGTTCAACTGCGCCGTCGTCGTCGCGGGCGGCCGCATCCTGGGCGTGGTCCCGAAAAGCTACCTGCCCAATTATGGCGAATTTTATGAAAGTCGGCAGTTCAGCGCGGCGGACAACGCGGCCGTCGACCGGATTACGCTGCTGGGCCAGGACGTGCCGTTCGGTCCGGAACAGATCTTCGCGCTGGAAAGCCAGCCGCTGTTCCGCTTCCACGTCGAGATCTGCGAAGACGTGTGGGTGCCGATCCCGCCATCGTCGTACGCCGCGCTGGCCGGCGCGACGGTGCTGGTGAACCTGTCGGCGTCGAACGTTGTCGTCGGCAAGAGCGGCTATCGCCACCAGCTCGTGTCGCAGCAGTCGGCGCGTTGCCTGGCCGCGTACCTGTACACCTCGGCCGGACGGGGCGAATCGACGACGGACATGGCGTGGGACGGCCAGTCGCTGATCTACGAAAAGGGCGACCTGCTGGCGGAGTCCGAGC
This genomic stretch from Massilia putida harbors:
- a CDS encoding FdhF/YdeP family oxidoreductase, whose protein sequence is MADNDNGGRIAPYPNPAGGWGALKYVALNLFRERVGGRSVGTLLAQNQPDGFDCPGCAWPDRVHTSTFEFCENGVKAVAAEATSKRVRPDFFARHTVTELMRQSDYELEQHGRLTDPMVYDRASDKYVPIAWDDAFALIARHLHALDDPDRAAFYTSGRASNEAAFLYQLFVRMVGTNNFPDCSNMCHEATSRGLPGTVGIGKGTVTLDDFDEADAILIFGQNPATNHPRMMGLLRECAHRGAAIVSINPLKERGLERFQDPQSPAEMLTNGSTRISSMFVQPRLGGDLALIKAVAKRVLELDDAAVVMDTPRVLDTAFIAAHTTGFDAFAADLRAEDWTMLLEESGVGYADVERLAQLYANAERVIACWGMGLTQHKQSVAAVQMLSNLMMMRGNIGRPGAGLCPVRGHSNVQGDRTVGIEERPTPAFLDRLGQVFDFAPPRHHGLDVVATIQAMVDGRVDVFIGLGGNFAAATPDTPQTWAGLRRCALTVQVSTKLNRSHLVHGRDALILPTLGRTEIDLQNGVAQGVTVEDSMSMVHISYGINRPASPNLLSEVAIVARMAHATLGSGKVDWLARAANYALIRDDIEKVFDDFYDYNARVARPGGFHLRVASRERAWETASARAQFVVNAIDRDTAVHRARALHGERLLTMMTTRSHDQYNTTVYGLDDRYRGVFGMRRVVFIHRDDLAMLGLKAGDRVDITSVWDDGVERRADGFLLVEYDIPRGCVGAYYPETNPLVPLASVAVGAGTPTSKSIPVLLHPARAQ
- a CDS encoding GNAT family N-acetyltransferase, which encodes MNGIVIRDYEEADRAAVNAVALAAFAQYAGDFDDWPTFSAGIGRMADLAADGDLLVAEHEGRVAGAVVHVGPGRPRSAIFPADWSVIRMLVVAPEARGGGIGRALVAATLARARRAEAPAIGLHTSPIMASALRMYEAIGFVREHDLPAIRGVPYARYMLPAAGIPAALHNCTLHACRKL
- a CDS encoding bestrophin family protein, with the translated sequence MIVRPPANWARMLFVWHGSVLPAILPQLALILVVAVAALLGHGSVFGERVPLDTAPFSLLGISLAIFLAFRNNASYQRYLEARQLWGGVLIAARNLASQVHAYVPAGAIDRAGVTLRLAAFAHLLRHQLRGTDPHADLARLLPPCDATALAARAYRPVALLDGLRRMAQRAVPDRHVLWMLEAQIDKLSEAVGGCERIAGTPIPYPYGVLLHRTIYAYCFLLPFGLVHNIGAATPPIAVLVAYTLFALEAIAQEIGEPFGTAPNALALDAICVTIERSVMELAGRPLPCEAVPGPDFLLR
- a CDS encoding methyl-accepting chemotaxis protein, whose protein sequence is MTTSRFKVATLLGAGFGIACAFIAATILLGLGEQATLNRITAGIADERWPSAELATDVHVRVTDIAVALRNALLSGDAAVRRAQTDEIAQQRRAIDADLAQLQRHGGAGLERIRAALDAYTVGQDQLLALVRAGRQAEAVAYLNSDVKPMLQACRTALAERTGHEADLMNAARADAARAYASTRTNMLVLGALALAGAGAAAVLVIRRLRRDLGGEPDAAARTAARIADGDLTGAIALRPGDVGSMLAEMEHMRIRLGRLVGQVRRDGDQIAAASAQIAAGNQDLSARTERQAAGLEETAAAMEQLHATVERNRDHAGLADDLARQAVQAAQRGGAAVGVINERMDGIVAAARRMADIIGLIDGIAFQTNILALNAAVEAARAGDAGRGFAVVAAEVRQLAQRSAAAAGQIGELISSAAAQAHAGAVLVRETGAAMDDIVAGAARVEEIMRQIRTSSAEQHAGIAACSRAVVAMEQDTQQNAALVEQVAAAAAALREQADRLARAVSRFRVDDGAVRTAAPARLPRLVAEVDA
- a CDS encoding GNAT family N-acetyltransferase gives rise to the protein MNYRTHIVSSLSEIGQAEWDALVALQQEPNPFLSFAFLHALHESGSATPETGWQPQYIALYDSDEQLAAALPLYVKGHSYGEYVFDWAWANAYQEHGLDYYPKLLSAIPFTPVSGPRLLARDARARAALVDVLVATQKASDVSSTHVLFPPDDQAKQLADAGFLLRSGVQFHWMNAGYATFDDFLATLEQKKRKNIRAERRKVREAGVTLRRVRGPDITDEAWRFFTRCYRNTYAEHFSKPYLNLDFFRRIGKTMPDNLLLVVAERDGHPIAASLVVHDATTLYGRYWGALEHVPCLHFETAYYQPLEFCIEQGIQVFEGGAQGEHKMARGFLPTRTWSAHWLAHPSFADAVERFLEREAGGIDDYIDELNDRNPFRR
- a CDS encoding aminotransferase-like domain-containing protein, encoding MKLYESLAAEVEGQVARGVLLEGEKLPSVRQASQHRKLSISTVLRAYSLLESKGVIESRPQSGYFVRARPRLARRPATPAPALILSSEVDVSRLVLSTLRTIRSQGAVPLGSPYPDPAPFPAARISQYANAIARRRHWSVMDDLPPGNPHLIRQIARRHMEHGLAVDPSEIIVTVGATEAINLCLQAVARPGDTVAVESPTFYAMLHAIERMGMRALEVPTDPRDGIDVAALRGILTRQRVAAVMVMPNFQNPLGFCMPDVRKRELVALLADYDIPAIENCVYDELYYGDSHPSPLKTWDTHGLVLHCSSFSKSLTSNYRIGWALAGRYAAQVEKLKFLNTLSTPSLPQLAIADYLQNDGYDRHLRQVRKGYTQRARMMAAAVLRFFPAGTRVSEPQGGYVLWVELAGGVDAMRLYTRALDHGITVGPGHMFSARGSWVNCIRLNYSYPWTAETEEALRTLGRLVAALGA
- a CDS encoding EAL domain-containing response regulator; protein product: MSGRENGTVLSKRGGIAHALVVAGHGGAGAHLRTLLHRLDVPVVDAASGARAALDLLATLSAAPDIVLIDAGAADMDIADLLRALTRTGRAPRVLAWGVACARIRDTAMLLAGALGLCAVVASEPPCDAEALCAAFDALACPPACFAPARAPTAVPAIGADEILAGLDTGEFRLHYQPKLALADGSLSGAEALVRWQHPRHGLLAPHAFIGRAEDAGLAEPLTLAVLRAALADIPRLQAGGRHVPVSVNLSPRALADARMAGRIADTVRRARVPPALVAFEITEYTEIADLATALHILLKLRLQGHHLSLDDYGAGHGSILQLSRIPFSELKIDMRLVQGAWMRPHLDPLLRQAVAAARALGIATVAEGIETDADWACMRDAGVDQGQGYLIARPMPAPALAAWRPCRAPR